GACAATTCTCTAGCCAACTAAAAGATCGTTCGACTACCCAACGTTGGGGCATGACTTCGAATCGATGCAACTCATTGCGCTTCGCAACCTGCACGGTTGCGTTTAAATTACTGGCTACATCGAGCTGAAAATTAACGCCTGAATAACCACCATCAACTAAGACATTTTGAACCTGGCGTAAATGCATGGCATGTAAAGCGATCATTGCACTGGCCCCGTCTCGATCAGAGACGTTCGCTCGCGTCATGTGAATGGCCTGCGGAAAGCCATTGATATCAACTGCCAGATGGCGCTTAATCCCTGAGATTTTCTTACCAGCGTCGTAACCTTTGTTTTCAGCAGTAGCGGTGTTTTTGACGCTCTGAGCGTCAACGATAATAAAGGAAGTTAAAGCTGAACGTCCTTGGTAAGTTCGCCGAGCAATGACAATTTTTTTAAAACTTGTTCCAATAAAGAATCAGCCGTAGGCTCAGCTTTAGTTGACCAAATTTTGTAATAGTTGTAAACTGACCGCCATTCTGGGAAATCACCGGGGACTTGACGCCATTGGCAACCGGTTTTCAAGACATATAGGACCGCACAGAAGACCTCGTAGAGGTCATATTTTCGAGGCTTAGTTCGCTTACGAAAATTTTCTAAAGCTGGTCGAATTAATTCAAATTGTTGCCGAGTAATATTGCTGGGATAATTTTTCATAGCTTAAACTCGCTTTTTACATAGAAGTATATCAAAAACCATAGATCTTGGACAGCTTCTTAAACCCAAAGTGGAATATATGCCCGAGGAGTGACAAGAGATCTGGTATGACAAACGTTGCAATGGCTACCAATGCAGCTGTGTGAAACACGAAAAAGATTGCATATGCTCCCAAAGCAACGAGAATAACGGCCAATACCGTTTCCCCTGTGCAATAGATTGCGGTCCGAAAAGCCATTTACAAAAATCAGCAAGCGGATGTTGGAAGAACCAAACAAACGGTGATAATACGATTGAAATAAGCTGATCCAGCGCGACTAGGACTTGATCTATAAATTGATCAAGCTGCCAATTCATCATTTTAAATGTCTCACTCATGTCCTTACCTCTATTCTCATTTTTCACGCACTTCACGTTTCCCATCGGGTCACCTATATGTTACTAATGTTTGTTGAACTTACAGGTGGTAACAATAGGGTACATCATTAGTTTTACTGGTTCTGGTGCAAATTTTCCTT
Above is a genomic segment from Lactobacillus sp. CBA3606 containing:
- a CDS encoding IS5 family transposase (programmed frameshift) — translated: MKNYPSNITRQQFELIRPALENFRKRTKPRKYDLYEVFCAVLYVLKTGCQWRQVPGDFPEWRSVYNYYKIWSTKAEPTADSLLEQVFKKIVIARRTYQGRSALTSFIIVDAQSVKNTATAENKGYDAGKKISGIKRHLAVDINGFPQAIHMTRANVSDRDGASAMIALHAMHLRQVQNVLVDGGYSGVNFQLDVASNLNATVQVAKRNELHRFEVMPQRWVVERSFSWLENCRRLWKNCERQLTTSLQMVVLAFLALLLKRF